GCTCTACTTCTGCATACAGCAGCACCCGATGCTCGtgccgaagctgctgctgaacatgCGCAACAAGTTCGACAACACGCGCCTCATCAAGATCCTGAAGAACAACAACTGCATTCAGCTCGCGCGCGAGTTCCTGGAGCTCTACGCCGACAGGAACTCCGCGCTCATCAACGACACGCTCTACGAGCTCCTGGTCGAGGAGCACAACTCAGGCCTGCTCGAGGAGCACATCGGCAAGTTTCTGAGCTACGACCACGCGAAGCTGTGCGCACTGCTCGAGGACCACCCGCTCGCGAGCATGCGCAACATCGCCGCGAAGATCTACTGCAAGGACCACAACTACGCGAAGGCGGCGCTGATTTACCTCAAGAACGCGAACTTCATCCGCGCCGTCGACTCTGCGCGCCACTCGAAGTCGCCGCAGCTGGTCCACGAGGTGATCTCGACGCTGCTCGCCAGGGACGAGCTGAACCACTTCGTCGTCTGCCTCGTGGTCAACTTCACGCTCGTCGACGTCGCGGAGGTGCTGGAGCTGGTGTGGCTGAACAACGTGTCGCTGGACCTCGTAATGCCCTTCCTGATTCACCTTCAGCGCTTCCTGGCCTTCAAGAAGCCCGCCGCGGCCGCGCAGTACCACCTGACCCACCGCTAGCCGCCGCGTGCGCGCAGCCAGTGtgtacaataaatttattactAGTTTGTTGATTAAGCGTGTATGATGCGTGCTTGTGATTAGTCTGTGAATAATACGTGTATGCAACTAACAGTGTACActaattgtatataattaacaGGGTGTGTAAGGTACACACAGTAGTAAATGGGCGATAACCCACGTGTCTCGGGCCTAAAATATTATCTAAAGTGGATCAACAAAGTAAAAAACATTAGTCGAACCCACGGAGCTCGTCTAacttcaggtactccacGCGCTGGATGTGATGGTAGTAGTGCGGAGCAAACGAGTACAAAAACACcttgtaaaaataatctCTGTAGAGGGCGAGCATGACGGTGCCCAGTAGAACCACCCAGAACCTATAGCTGCTGAAGAGAGTGAATGCGGAACCAGCTGCGTTGCCTGAAAGAATAAGTTATTAGGTTTGGATAGCGCAAAAATGGATTGTAATAAACTGATTAGAACTAAGTGTATTAATCTAAGTAATACGAATGTATTAAACTAAGTAATACGAGTGTATTAAACTGATTAGAACTAAGTGTATTAAACTGAGTAATACGAGTGTATTAAACTGGGTAATACGAGTGTATTAAACTGGGTAATACGAATGTGGCAAACTAACTAAAAGCCTATAGTTACCTGTGAACGGCGGACATGAAGAGAAGGCTATTACCGTTAGcatgaagaaaaaaatgcTGAGCAGGTGCGACAGGGTAGTAATCCTGGTGAAGTACCAGGTCTCCAGGACCAGCTTGAGCGTGACCACGATGAACACCGCCGAGAGGAGCACGATGCCCATGGTCGGAGCGTCCGCGATCAGGCCGCCGCGGAAGGGCAGGCTGATGCTGTCGGAGAAGCCGAGCGTCATCATCACGAAGATGATCGCAGACTGCATCACCGAGTTCAAAATCCAGCAGCTGAAGTTGACCAcgttgtagtagtagttCTTCTGGCCCAGCTGGTAGACGTGCGGGTACTTCGAGGACAACTCCTTCGTGTAGTCCTGGTCGATCGCGCCCACGATCATCACCGGCAGGCACGTGAAGACCACGTTGTAGATGGCCACGAAGAGCGAGAAGTAGATCTTCTGGCccgagaagaaggagaggaAGCCGTAGTAGAAGAGCGGAATGACCAGGATCACGTTCTTGTAGAACATGTAGTTCACGCACTTGGCTGACCTGCGGTAGCAGCAGCGGCCGTGGTGCAGCATCAGCGGCGCGAGGAAGCGGAACTGGCCGATGCCGAAGTCCGAGGCGTTGAATGCCTGCGAGCCCTCCTTGCCCTTGATGCCCACGCCCACGTGCGCGATCTGTATCATGTTGCAGTCGTTGCCGCCGTCCCCGATCGCGAGTGtgatcttcttcagcttcgtcttCACCAGCGAGACCACTGCGCCCTTGAGGTACGGCGTCATTCTGCAGCAGAGCACCGAGTGCACTCTGTGGACCAGCTTCAGGAATAGCGGCGAGAGCTCGTCAGTCAGGATCTTCTCCATGTTCAGCGAGTCGACTACGAGGCAGCGGTGGCGCGAGGCGTCGTTCTCGCGGTCGATCCTCTCCACGTTGTCCTCCATGAACTTCTTGATGTCCTCGGTTGCCACTGAGGTCGAGTCGAGCATGATGCGGTCCGAGAGCATGTTGATCAGGTTCGTCGCGATTCCGATGTTGATCGACGTGTCCAGGTTGTCGCCCGTCAGCATCCACACGTTGATGCCTGCTGTCAGCATGCTCTCTATGCACTCTGCCACGCCCTCCTGCAGCTTGTCCTCGATGCCCGTCACGCCCTGCAGCTCCAGGTCGCACTCCAGCTTCGCCACGCACTGCGCCAGTTTCTCCTCGCGCCCCTCCAGCGTCACCTTGAGCTTGTTGTACTCCGACAGCCACTTTTTCATCTCCTCAGCCTCCAGCTCCCTCTTTCCGAACATCAGCGTCCTCAGCCCTCCCATTGAGTAGTTTTTCATGTTTTCTACAGTCAGGTTGTCCAGATCGCTAAGGTTCTTCATCTTTTTGAGCATCACGTTGTCTCCGCCCTTGCAGTAGAGCACCAGCCTGTACTTAGACAGGTCCTCGTGCTCCATCTCGTCGCTCACGATCTTACTTCTCCTGTCCTTCGTGCGCACCATCTTGTTGAAGTCTCTCGGCGCCAGCAGCGAGCGTGTTGAGGAGAGGCTTCCGTCCTCCGGCTTCGTGTTAACGAAGTTCTCCTCCAGGTCTCTGTAGTACGCCACGATTGTTGTGCTGCATTTCCTTTTGTAGTCGAAATCTGCCTGCGCCACGATCTTCACCTTGTACACCTGGTCGAACACCTTCAGGATCACGAAGTTCGAGCTCCTCGTGATAAGCTTAAATCCGCAGAAGGCCGCTGCGTTCACAAAGCACAGCTCGTCCGGACTCGAGCAGATGTACGTGTTAACGTCTGCGCTGTCCGGCACTGCCCAGTTGTTTATTGCCAGGTGCATGAAGAACTCCACCAGGTGGTGGTGTCTCGGGTGTGCTGGGTCCCTCAGCTCTATGAAGAGCCCTTCGTCCACCAGGTTAACGTGCGAGTCCTTCAAATAATGCGGGTTTTCTTCGTCCTTCTCCAGCTGTATTCCCTTCTTCGCGTACACGAACCTTATTACGTCCGTGTATCCCTGCCCGTAGCTGTGTCCCAAGAGGCAGAATTTTCTGAACTCCATCTTGTTGCACGTGAGCGTTCctatgttaatttttggTAAATGTTACTTATTGTTTGATTGTTATTAGATGTTACTAATTGACAGTGGGTGTGATTAATTGTCACTAAATGTTACtaattgttatatttttggCGATCATTACCAGTAGTAGCTGTTACTAATTGCACTATGGGTGTTACATTTATTCATAATGgcaaataattataacaaTGACTATGTAATCCCAATTCTAATATCTAGTTAATTGCTACACCACCAAACACTCCTGTATTTTTCAGGCATACCTGTTTTGTCTGAAAATAAGTACTTCACCTGGCCCAGCTCCTCGTTCAGCATCGTGTTCCTCGCCTTAGCGTTCATGTTTAGCTCTTCGCAGTGCATCGAGTTATCCAGCTGTATGAAGAAACCCTGGATCAGCTTCACCATGTTCAGTGTCACGATTGCGCTGATTGGCACAAAGTTCGCCGTGAGTGCGACCCATGAGAAGAATGTTATGAAGAACACTTGCGTCATCGACTTGCCCGTTCTGAACGACAGGTACGCGTACCTTTCGTAATACTTGATCCCGTGCATATACATGTTGTATACTGTTGCGCACAGGCAGAGCGTGAGCTGTATCATGCACACCAGGAACGTCGTCAtcatcatcttcctctGTAAATTACTGATTTTGTTCGGCGCCTTCGAAATGTTCCTGTATATCTTCGTGTCGTGTCCCGTGAAGACTACGAAGCCTACTACCCACTGCGTGTTCATCAGCTTACATCCTCTCAGAAGCAGATTCGTCAGACTCACTTGCACTGGACTCATCGTGTCCAGGTTGACTTCAAAGTGCCCGATTGAGCTCTTTCTGCTTATCGCCAACGCCTTCAGGCTCTCTGTTCCGTCCAATGGCGTCGGAAGTTCCGTTTTCGGACTTGCGGTTCTTTTTGAACTCAAACTTATTTGTCGGCTGAATCCTTCCTTCGGCGTTGGCGTCCCAACGTTAGTGTTCGAGCGTGATGCTGATTTAGCCTGCATGCTCAGCAGCCTTTCGTGGAGCGGGTCGCTTGCTTTCGAGCTTGCATCGAGGTTTTCTCCATAGGACTGGGACAGCACTCTGCTTTTGTATGACGATATCAGCGTCATCAGCTCATTGCTCAGCCTTACCGGCGTGATTTTTTCGGAGAAGTAGTACTTCAGGCTCCCGTCGAAACTCATCAGGTTCTTATTCGGCCCCTCGCAGTTGAAGAACCCTAGGAACTTCTGCACCTCTGTTACCACCATGTCAAAGTCGCTTCCCAGGTGATTGTAAACCtctaaatataaa
The sequence above is a segment of the Theileria orientalis strain Shintoku DNA, chromosome 3, complete genome genome. Coding sequences within it:
- a CDS encoding P-type ATPase 2 produces the protein MLFLDKLYDYIYNKYFKKPDELERSFYLNRKLHFPCSNRVKTTKYTPYNFVFKNLYEQLSIPSNFYFVIIAILQLTPQVSSTHGYPVVLLPFIIVLLFSAFKDAYEDYQRYLSDNQLNNNLLQIVNLPCVTEGVKPIEGLNVDEMDRYDFVKGAIKDNVLKNKYWKDLKVGELVFLQNKDIAPADMVLLATSEENGYAFVDSSSLDGETNIKKKESIFEVYNHLGSDFDMVVTEVQKFLGFFNCEGPNKNLMSFDGSLKYYFSEKITPVRLSNELMTLISSYKSRVLMQAKSASRSNTNVGTPTPKEGFSRQISLSSKRTASPKTELPTPLDGTESLKALAISRKSSIGHFEVNLDTMSPVQVSLTNLLLRGCKLMNTQWVVGFVVFTGHDTKIYRNISKAPNKISNLQRKMMMTTFLVCMIQLTLCLCATVYNMYMHGIKYYERYAYLSFRTGKSMTQVFFITFFSWVALTANFVPISAIVTLNMVKLIQGFFIQLDNSMHCEELNMNAKARNTMLNEELGQVKYLFSDKTGMPEKYRRTLTCNKMEFRKFCLLGHSYGQGYTDVIRFVYAKKGIQLEKDEENPHYLKDSHVNLVDEGLFIELRDPAHPRHHHLVEFFMHLAINNWAVPDSADVNTYICSSPDELCFVNAAAFCGFKLITRSSNFVILKVFDQVYKVKIVAQADFDYKRKCSTTIVAYYRDLEENFVNTKPEDGSLSSTRSLLAPRDFNKMVRTKDRRSKIVSDEMEHEDLSKYRLVLYCKGGDNVMLKKMKNLSDLDNLTVENMKNYSMGGLRTLMFGKRELEAEEMKKWLSEYNKLKVTLEGREEKLAQCVAKLECDLELQGVTGIEDKLQEGVAECIESMLTAGINVWMLTGDNLDTSINIGIATNLINMLSDRIMLDSTSVATEDIKKFMEDNVERIDRENDASRHRCLVVDSLNMEKILTDELSPLFLKLVHRVHSVLCCRMTPYLKGAVVSLVKTKLKKITLAIGDGGNDCNMIQIAHVGVGIKGKEGSQAFNASDFGIGQFRFLAPLMLHHGRCCYRRSAKCVNYMFYKNVILVIPLFYYGFLSFFSGQKIYFSLFVAIYNVVFTCLPVMIVGAIDQDYTKELSSKYPHVYQLGQKNYYYNVVNFSCWILNSVMQSAIIFVMMTLGFSDSISLPFRGGLIADAPTMGIVLLSAVFIVVTLKLVLETWYFTRITTLSHLLSIFFFMLTVIAFSSCPPFTGNAAGSAFTLFSSYRFWVVLLGTVMLALYRDYFYKVFLYSFAPHYYHHIQRVEYLKLDELRGFD